The following is a genomic window from Rhodoferax sp. PAMC 29310.
TTGGCGGCCCAGGTGACCTCACGCCTCTCCGCTCGCAGTCTTTTGCTGTTGGTGGGGGTCTTGATCAGTCTGGTTTCCGCGTTCAATTTGTACAAGGCGTTGCTGTAGCGCACACGTCGAGCCAGTTCACTAGAAAATCCCCTCTCCACCCCACCTGTCGGCAAAGCAGCGGCTGTCGGCGAGGTGGACCAGACACCGTTCAAGCGCCCACCACACATTCAGCGACGGCCTGAAATTGGGGTCGTCCGGTCGATGATGGCGGCCACATTGATGCCGCGGGGCAGGGTGCCGTAGTTGTGGTGCCCCATTTGGGTCAGGCGGGAGTTGCAAAACGTATCACTGATGAACGCCGGGCTGTGTCGCACCAGCAGGGCGCCCTGCAAGGCCAGGGCCATGCGGTCCACGATGTCGCGGGCGCGGTATTCAAGCGCCTGGACCTCTTTGAAATCTTTAACGAGGGCGTTCACGTATTGATCCAACGTAGCGTTCCCCCCTCGAGCCTGGTTGACTTCGGCGAAAAACGCCTCGGCCACCTCAGGTGTTTTAGACAGGGCGCGTAGCACATCCAGACACTCCACATTGCCACTGCCTTCCCAAATGGCATTGACGGGCGCTTCCCGGTACAGGCGCGGCATCATGCTGTCTTCCATGAAGCCGCTGCCACCAATGCATTCCATGGCTTCATAAGCATGGTTGGGGGTTCGCTTGCATATCCAGTACTTGCCCACCGCAGTGACCAGTCGCACCAAAAGGTCTTCGTGCTGGTCGGTGCGGTGGTCCATGGCGCGGGCGATGCGCAGGGTGAGTGTCATGGCGGCTTCGCTCTCCAGCGCCAGGTCGGCCAACACGTTTTGCATCAGGGGTTGTTGGTTGAGCACCTTTCCAAAGGCTGATCGCACCGAGCAGTGGTGCAGCGCCTGTGACGCGGCCATGCGCATGCCGGCACTGGAGCCAATCATGCAGTCGAAACGGGTCATGCTGACCATTTCGATGATGGTGCGCACGCCACGGCCTTCGTCACCCACCATCCAGGCCATCGCACCGCGAAGTTTTGTTTCGCTGGACGCGTTGGACGCATTGCCCATCTTCTTCTTGAGCCGCAGTACCTGCATCGGGTTTTTGCTGCCGTCCGGGCGCCATCGGGGTAGCAAAAAGCAGGACAAGCCACCGGGTGCTTGCGCCAGCACCAAAAAGGCGTCGCACATGGGGGCGGACACAAAGTACTTGTGTCCTACCAGTTCGTACATCTGGCCGGGGCCGCCGCCGCCCATGGGGATGGCACGGGTGGTGTTGGCCCTGACATCCGATCCACCCTGTTTCTCCGTCATGGCCATGCCGATGGTGACGCCTAGTTTCTGTTCAGCCGGGATGTTGCGTGGGTCATAAACGCGTGCGGTGACTTTGGGCACCCAGGTGGCGGCCAGATCGGCTTGCAGGCGCAGGCTGGGTACGGCGGCAAAGGTCATGGTGATGGGGCAACCGTGCCCGGCCTCGACCTGCGTGTGCATATAGGTTTTGGCGGCGCGGGCCACATGGGCGCCGGTCCGTGGTTCGGTCCACGGGGACGCGTGCAGCCCCTGCTCAATGCTGGTGGTCATCAGTCGGTGATAGGCCGGGTGAAATTTGACCAGATCAACGCGTGTGCCAAAACGGTCATGTGTGTCTAGCTCTGGCGTGTATTTGTTGGCCAGCTGGCCCTGCTCCATGTACTCGGCAGTCCCGATCATTTGTCCAAAATTGTTCAGCTCGACTTGTGCCCAGCTGGCGCCTTCGCGAACAACCGCTTCGGACAAGGCGACATCTTGTGTGTAGAGGTTGTAGTCACACAGCTCGGTTGCAAGGTTGCTGAGTTCATGGGTGTCGGCCTGGGAGGCCCCCGTTTGAATGGGTGAATTTTCAGGGGTCATGGTGGTGTCTCCAGATTGATTCGGGATTGTCCCTTGCGTGCTGGCGTGGTCAAGTCACACAG
Proteins encoded in this region:
- a CDS encoding isovaleryl-CoA dehydrogenase, encoding MTPENSPIQTGASQADTHELSNLATELCDYNLYTQDVALSEAVVREGASWAQVELNNFGQMIGTAEYMEQGQLANKYTPELDTHDRFGTRVDLVKFHPAYHRLMTTSIEQGLHASPWTEPRTGAHVARAAKTYMHTQVEAGHGCPITMTFAAVPSLRLQADLAATWVPKVTARVYDPRNIPAEQKLGVTIGMAMTEKQGGSDVRANTTRAIPMGGGGPGQMYELVGHKYFVSAPMCDAFLVLAQAPGGLSCFLLPRWRPDGSKNPMQVLRLKKKMGNASNASSETKLRGAMAWMVGDEGRGVRTIIEMVSMTRFDCMIGSSAGMRMAASQALHHCSVRSAFGKVLNQQPLMQNVLADLALESEAAMTLTLRIARAMDHRTDQHEDLLVRLVTAVGKYWICKRTPNHAYEAMECIGGSGFMEDSMMPRLYREAPVNAIWEGSGNVECLDVLRALSKTPEVAEAFFAEVNQARGGNATLDQYVNALVKDFKEVQALEYRARDIVDRMALALQGALLVRHSPAFISDTFCNSRLTQMGHHNYGTLPRGINVAAIIDRTTPISGRR